Proteins from a genomic interval of Chanos chanos chromosome 3, fChaCha1.1, whole genome shotgun sequence:
- the LOC115806352 gene encoding myosin light chain kinase, smooth muscle-like: MASNSGSQKKTYVSTLRLNLKPSAPQQRETQERKRVENGTVVNIVVATGREDTPLKTGTVARVKAADAATDSQRKRLSPQTKPTNKGQDAHKSKKAPVVEFLSPQEQVEICIGQTAKLLCEFNSPFPVASCWIHNRKKVVVESQRVRVENSRNSSTLIISEVLSLDAGRYSLFVRNYRGTAQHTITLSVVDRPDPPASCPFVSQLTSSSLVLSWSGPGYDGGLAVTGYQVECRKVGPDQPGDWTELTSHCKNTSYRIRSGLDPQGEYCFRVRAQNAVGASDPSEESDCIRMETAGISKAELQSYVDVVVDTKHRVQDHYNIHEKLGVGKFGQVFRLTHKETGRVYAGKFYRGRGSKEKAAARKEIQLMNELHHPKLVQCLGAYDIGSEIVMIMEYIAGGELFERIVDDNFEHTEPTSARYMKQILEGIQYIHEKTIVHLDLKPENIVCVNTTGTLIKIIDFGLASKLEPGTPLMVLHGTPEFVAPEVINYEPVYLATDMWSIGVICYILLSGESPFQGNSDAETLALVTAAKWEFDPESFDDITAEAKDFISSLLKKDVRARLSCADALAHPWMASFSSHQGRVTKSLNKEKMRHFLVKQKWKKTGKAVLALNRMALLSNKSDTSDSPASPTDNEAEQAVQGLDEKLKSEPRFHQVLSDITEPQGSTVRMACHIYGYPDPEVVWLQDGELLEETERVRIEYEESGLCTLILTDVKPEDSGIYKCQASNSLGQALCSAKLSVEL; encoded by the exons ATGGCCTCGAACAGTGGCAGTCAAAAGAAAACCTACGTGTCCACTCTGAGGCTAAACCTGAAACCTTCAGCGCCACAACAACGAGAGAcccaggagaggaagagggtggaGAACGGGACGGTCGTTAATATCGTAGTGGCCACTGGCAGGGAGGACACGCCGCTGAAGACGG GAACAGTTGCTCGTGTAAAAGCTGCAGATGCTgccacagactcacagagaaaaaggcTCAGCCCACAGACCAAGCCAACCAATAAGGGTCAAGACGCACACAAGAGCAAGAAAG ctcCTGTAGTTGAATTCCTGTCACCCCAAGAGCAGGTGGAGATTTGTATTGGACAGACAGCGAAACTGCTCTGTGAATTTAACAGCCCATTTCCTGTGGCCTCCTGCTGGATTCACAACAGAAAGAAG GTGGTCGTGGAAAGTCAGCGTGTGCGTgtggaaaacagcagaaacagcaGTACTTTGATCATCTCTGAGGTGTTGTCTTTGGATGCAGGAAGGTACTCCCTTTTTGTGAGGAACTACAGAGGCACAGCTCAGCACACAATCACCCTCAGTGTTGTAG ATCGTCCTGACCCACCAGCCTCCTGTCCATTTGTGTCCCAATTGACCAGTAGCTCCCTGGTGCTGTCCTGGTCAGGGCCTGGCTACGACGGAGGCTTAGCTGTCACGGGCTACCAGGTGGAGTGTCGAAAGGTAGGACCAGACCAGCCAGGGGACTGGACCGAGTTGACCAGCCACTGTAAGAACACCTCGTATCGGATTCGCTCAGGCCTAGACCCCCAGGGAGAGTACTGCTTCCGTGTCAGGGCCCAAAACGCAGTGGGAGCGAGTGACCCCAGCGAGGAGTCAGACTGCATTAGGATGGAAACGGCAGGTATTTCAAAAGCA GAGCTTCAGTCATATGTAGATGTCGTTGTTGACACCAAACACAGAGTCCAAGACCATTACAACATCCATGAGAAGCTTGGTGT AGGAAAATTTGGGCAGGTGTTTAGGCTAACGCATAAGGAGACTGGTCGCGTGTACGCCGGAAAGTTCTACCGGGGTCGTGGGTCCAAAGAGAAGGCTGCCGCTCGTAAGGAGATTCAGCTGATGAATGAGTTGCACCACCCAAAACTGGTGCAGTGTCTGGGTGCATATGACATTGGTTCAGAGATCGTCATGATCATGGAATA CATTGCGGGTGGGGAGTTGTTCGAGCGTATTGTGGATGATAACTTTGAGCATACGGAACCGACCAGCGCTCGGTACATGAAACAGATCCTGGAGGGGATCCAGTACATCCATGAGAAAACCATCGTTCACCTCGATCTGAAACCCGAGAACATCGTCTGTGTCAACACCACAGGAACGCTCATCAAGATCATCGACTTTGGACTGGCCAGCAAACTGG AGCCAGGAACTCCTCTTATGGTGTTGCACGGCACCCCTGAGTTTGTAGCCCCTGAGGTGATCAATTATGAGCCTGTGTACCTGGCCACAGACATGTGGAGCATCGGGGTCATCTGCTACATCCT actgagtGGTGAGTCTCCATTTCAGGGGAACAGTGATGCGGAGACTCTGGCTTTGGTCACTGCTGCAAAATGGGAGTTTGATCCAGAAAGTTTTGATGACATCACTGCTGAAGCCAAAGActtcatctcctctctgctgAAGAAGGATGTGAG agcgaggcTGTCATGTGCTGATGCTTTAGCCCACCCTTGGATGGCCTCTTTCTCATCCCATCAAGGCCGAGTCACCAAATCACTCAATAAGGAGAAGATGAGGCATTTCCTGGTCAAGCAGAAgtggaaa AAAACAGGTAAAGCGGTCCTGGCACTGAACAGGATGGCTCTTCTCTCCAACAAATCAGACACCTCAGACTCCCCTGCCAGCCCCACGGATAATG AGGCGGAGCAGGCGGTACAGGGTCTGGATGAGAAGCTGAAGAGTGAGCCACGGTTCCACCAGGTCCTGAGCGACATCACGGAACCACAGGGATCTACGGTCCGGATGGCCTGTCATATTTACG GCTACCCTGACCCAGAGGTGGTTTGGCTGCAGGACGGGGAACTACTGGAGGAGACCGAGCGTGTGCGGATTGAGTACGAGGAGAGCGGCCTCTGCACTCTGATTCTGACGGATGTGAAACCAGAGGATTCTGGGATATACAAGTGCCAAGCTTCCAACAGCCTGGGTCAGGCGTTATGCTCTGCCAAGCTTAGCGTGGAACTCTAG